tccatgcattttctactgtctgtcaatatttctttttttttttttttgtcattttgagagtttttgccagtttctgccgaaaatgtAGCAGAAAGTgttttttgccatgccggttttaaccggtttttaccagtggttttaaccgcctctgtagaaacttgccagccctgtTTTGAACCCTGCTCAAAGCTTGTCTTTAATTGTTTTCAATAACTTGCACTTTTAGCACTGCTTTATAATATGAATAATTTCTTTCTGGTGCTGGAATCTCTTTTCGTATTTGTCATAATGCAGTTTTATACCttgtatattttgtaaaatttaaacaaagcaagttttaagttggaaaaaacagaaacaaaaaacattGCAATGTAATATGTTGCCAATGCATCAtaatgtagaaattcctacatcgcccagcCCTAATATACATAATTTTGATGTGCTtgcaaaaactaaatttctgatgCATGTCTGTGTGTCTGAGAAATTTGCATAATTCAATGCAACTTctaaatttctttatatttttattttgttattacttGCACTATTTTATATTAGTTGataaatttgcataaaaatatatgatttgcttttttaatatatttaattaaaaaatatttttcacctaaCCATCTAATGTATTTCGTTAAATTATTTAGACcttatagtttatttattttttgaaatacatacTCACAGGTGTTGTTGTGTTACTATATTTAGTAcattatattttgattttaaattgaattttaagttttttttttcactttatttaaattaTCCCTAACATTTGCATGTAAATATTCATCTTATTTTTGGAAATTCGGCTTTCAGAAAGTTTGGAGTATGTAACCCTTGCAAACATGGGAGGATTGCTGCATTTGGAAAATTATGGTATATATTTTCACAGTATAGTTATGCTTTCacattatttaaatgttttttgtatggATGTGTGAATCAGAAGTGTAGATGAGtcttaatcaaaattattttaaaagtattctgcCAAAtgctttatttgttttaattatattgcCACTAAACTGATGTATATCATTAatattgttgagggtttttattcattatttattctgTGCTACACACAGTACATCAAAGCCTAGTTTTGTGTTATTACTTAAAGTTGTAAGTACAAGTTGTCTTCTGCATGCAATTAGTGTTAAATATGCAGTTGAACCTATGCaacattttttaactgtaaaattctgtttattaaaaacatttttattgttttaattaaatgcctttttatttcttcctcaagctgaatattattttttaattccaggGTTTGATCCTCGTGCACACTTGGCTAATTTTCACACTGTTGGACCTGCTCCTACTACTCAAATACAGTTTGCAGATGATTCAGGTAAACATAAGAATTTATCTAGAGTATCAGGAATTAAAGTTGAAGCTTCAGCTCTAACACCAGAACTAGCGGCTTGTAGAAATTTATTAGTTGCAGCGGCGTCTACTTCTGCTGCATTTCCAGGAATAGATCCCAATAAATTGCCTCCTCCTCCTCCACCTTTACCTTCGAACCAAGATAACAAAAATGATGAAAAGGAAAAGTTGTGGCCTTGTCCCTCCTGTAAGGTGCCATTTAAAGCAGCATCTGAACTGCAAGTTCATCTTTCAGCCCATACTAAAACAGAAAAGACTGTACCATGTGATATGTGTGGTAAACTATTTGCAACAAATGAACGTGTAAGAATCCATATACGTTCTGCACATGGAGAAAAATCTTGTGCATGTGATATTTGCGGCAGTGGTTTTAGTTACAGGTGTAAACTGTTGGACCACATGAGGACTCATACTGGTGATAAGCCATTCCACTGTGAAGTGTGTGGGCGAAGTTTCTCACAGAAGAATCATTTAACTCGGCATTCCATGATTCATACTGGAGAGAGACCGTACCCCTGTGATTTCTGTGGTCGTGGATTTTATCGCAAGGATAAGCTCACTCGACACCGAAGGATTCATACAGGTGAAAAACCGTATGCATGTCTTGCTTGTGGTAAAGCATTCTACCGACGAGACAAATTGACAAGGCATATAAAAATGCATAGTGGAGAGAAACCTTTTGCTTGTCCAGTTTGTGGGAAGCGCTTTGTAGAAGACAGGGATTTAAAAAGGCATAAGTGTTCTTCTCGACACACTCAAAATGCCAACAATGTAGCTAAACTGCAAGCAGCCCAAACTAGTACAGGTCTTCTTCAGTTGCAGCAACTTCATTATCAATTGCAGCAGCACCATCTCCAAGCACATTCTGCTCCTCCTCATCCTCAAGCACATTCTGGACCtcagcatcagcaagctcataCCCAGACAACCCACCAGCAGGCTCACACTCAAACTACTCACCAGCAGGCTCACACCCAAACAACTCATCAACAagcccacacacaaacacctcACCAACAagcccacacacaaacacctcACCAACAAGCCCACACTCAAACTCCTCATCAACaggcacatacacaaacaccacacCAAGCACACACACCTCAACATCAACAAGCCCATACCCAAACGCATCCTCAACAGAATCATTCTCAGCAACCTTCTGACCATCAAAGCCAAACTCAGCATCATCAAAATCAAAATCAGCATCATCAgaatcaaaatcaacaacaaagtCAACAAACACAGCATGTGCAAGCTCAGCAACAGCAACCGCCTCCGCAACATGTTCAACAACAGGCACAACCTCCACATGCACAACCACAACCGCCTCAGCAGCCACCTCCTCCACATATGCAGCCTCAGCAACAACCTAATGGTCCACCACAAGCCCCTCCTCAGTCTCAAAATTCTCAACCACCTACACCACAACCTCAACAGCCTCAGTTGTCTAATCAAATGCAACAGAATCAACAAGCACCTCCTCACCAACCCCAGCAACAGCAGCCAGTACAACCACAACATCAATCTCAAGGTATGCCTCACCATCAGCAGCCTAACCCCCAACAGCAGCCACCACCTTCCCACCAACAGCCAAATCCTCATCAACATCCTCCGCCTCAGAGCCACCATCAAATGCAACATCAAAATAGACACTTGCCACATCAGCAGTCTCCTTCTCCACCACAAATTGCCAATCAATCCCCTCATCCTTCCCAGTCTCAGCAACAGCATCCACAGCAGGGTCCTCCTCACACCCAACATCAACCTCAACATCATGGACCTCCTCCACCTTCAATAGTGCAGCCTCACCCCTTCCAAGCCTTAAATCTGCAAACCTGACTGGCGGGGTGCACCATATGGGGTGCACTGAACAGACTAACAAATTTTAATGGCCAGCATTGATGGATGAAATTCTATCACTTTAAAAGTAATGTGATTTATGTTATATAAATCATAATGCCAGTAAATATGATCAACTGTATTTTGCATCATTCCCAGGACTTTGATGTGTGTTATTTGAAGAGTCGAGATTATTTTGAAATGTTAGAAAGTTTAATCTCGGAAAGTCGAGCGAATGCCATCGGAGAATACTTTCCCAATGTTGTTACTGTCTAGAAATACTGTTTCAAAAGAAATcaagtttaataaactttttttatcatCAAGTTAATCTATCAATTCATGAAACCTTTAATCTAGCTTATTGCAGATCTCTCACtttgaacaatttattttaactaatCAATTATTTACATATGTTCTACTTAATATGATGCTTACAGATGTTTGAAACTTCATTGTGATGTGTACctactttatatatttttctgaaatattcaatGTTAAGTTTTCCATGCATGTTACTTTgagtatgaaaatttttaatgtatgtttCAAAATGACATTTGCTTCAGATTCATTTGTAAGCAATAATGAATGATTATCTTTTAGTGTAATACTGACTTGTTGTTCATTTGCTGccataaaactttttgaaatactttgaagattttgttTTGATTTGGTGTACTAGTAAAATGGTTTGATATATTTTATGTGTAAATAAAGTAAATCACGTGGGACTTCCTTTTGGAAAAAATTGTATCTATGTCGAAAACATAAGATTACTTCAGTTCATGGAACTTATTCAATTAtctaaaaaagtatttataagATAAATTTCACTCATACACATTTACACATCATTTATACAATTTTGCTTCTAAATCTGTTCCATGAGAAACATGCATcacatgaaataatttcaatatgTTACATTGATTATTCAATCTTTGcatgccaaaaaataaaataaaccatttttttcccttgataGATCAAAGTCATTCTATTCATAGTGTCAGGTAATTCATTGCCTGAATAAATcctacgtaattttttttttttaatgaaagttagACATGTTCACTAATCACTCCATCACTACTTACATTCACTGTCATCTttactattttaacttaaaattatattaaattaaaaagcaaagattgattttttcttgattattaaaatataaaaaagtgttaaattctgtcaaaaatgtaaaaataatggaAGAAAGTTTTGCATAAAGAagttaatgttaataaaaagtgaaaagacgAACTGTTTTAAGAAGCGTTACAATATGcgttaataagtaaataaataattgaacaaGGATTAATGAGTAACATGTTAATTATCAATGAATTTTAAGTGAGAAAATAGATTAAGCCAATAatcaaaaaaatgtaattttctgatAATGTTACAAAAATGACATTCTAAAAAGTTTGCCTATTTCTCTGATTTTCAAATTGACAGTTCAGATTCCAAGATGAATTCTGAAGGCTAATCCAAAATTTATATATAGGAACATAAATTTCTATCGCATTTTTGGCACTGGCACTGTCTAACATGCTTTGGATTTTTAGTTATTCTATTAGCAGTTGACATGTGTTGATCCATGGACAAGGTCTTGCCCTGCAGAAACAAGAATAAAATTTGTATCAGCGGTATTAGGTATTAAGTACAAAAATTCTCACAGAAACACTTTTTTCATGAATCGTTTATTAAAAAAGCATGCAAATTCTAGTAACATATTAGATGAACGGCCCTAATCTTTCTCAAAGAGATAAGACTTCAGACGTGCACAGATTTTA
This window of the Uloborus diversus isolate 005 chromosome 4, Udiv.v.3.1, whole genome shotgun sequence genome carries:
- the LOC129221123 gene encoding zinc finger protein 135-like; its protein translation is MASTPEQVVCTPTFVFPAAFPGFDPRAHLANFHTVGPAPTTQIQFADDSGKHKNLSRVSGIKVEASALTPELAACRNLLVAAASTSAAFPGIDPNKLPPPPPPLPSNQDNKNDEKEKLWPCPSCKVPFKAASELQVHLSAHTKTEKTVPCDMCGKLFATNERVRIHIRSAHGEKSCACDICGSGFSYRCKLLDHMRTHTGDKPFHCEVCGRSFSQKNHLTRHSMIHTGERPYPCDFCGRGFYRKDKLTRHRRIHTGEKPYACLACGKAFYRRDKLTRHIKMHSGEKPFACPVCGKRFVEDRDLKRHKCSSRHTQNANNVAKLQAAQTSTGLLQLQQLHYQLQQHHLQAHSAPPHPQAHSGPQHQQAHTQTTHQQAHTQTTHQQAHTQTTHQQAHTQTPHQQAHTQTPHQQAHTQTPHQQAHTQTPHQAHTPQHQQAHTQTHPQQNHSQQPSDHQSQTQHHQNQNQHHQNQNQQQSQQTQHVQAQQQQPPPQHVQQQAQPPHAQPQPPQQPPPPHMQPQQQPNGPPQAPPQSQNSQPPTPQPQQPQLSNQMQQNQQAPPHQPQQQQPVQPQHQSQGMPHHQQPNPQQQPPPSHQQPNPHQHPPPQSHHQMQHQNRHLPHQQSPSPPQIANQSPHPSQSQQQHPQQGPPHTQHQPQHHGPPPPSIVQPHPFQALNLQT